ATCACCCACACCTTGCCGGGCGGAACCCGCAGTGGCGGCTGGTCCTCCACGAACCCCTCGCTGGCGTAACTCTCGGCGACACGCTGGCCGTTCACGATCACGCGGCCGTCGCGGATGGTGACGGTATCGCCCGGCAGACCCAGCACGCGTTTCACGTTGTACTGCCGGTGCTGCACACCCAGCACGGTCTCGTAGGCGTAGGGGCTGTCGGCCGGCGCCTTGAAGATCAGCAGGTCGCCCCGACGGGGGTACGGTCCCCCCAGGCCCCAGGCGCGCAGCCAGCGGGGGTATTTCAGGAGAACCAGCACGTCGCCACTGTTCAGGGTGGGGTTCATGGAGTCCCCGTCCACGCGGGCCAGGGTGAAGCCGAAGGTGGTCAGCAGGTAGACGCCCAGCGCGCTGCTCAGCCAGGCGCGCCAGCTGTCGCGGGAGGAGTCGGCAGAGGTCACAGCTGTTCAGGGTAGCGTACCCCCGGCAGAGGCTCCCCTCACCCGCCTCATGGCGCGCGACCCGCACGAGCTGCGGAAGTGGCGGCCCAGGCAGCGGCGACAGGAGTTTCTGGCCACCTCCGGCGCCTTGAGCGGGCGCCCATCCTGCTCCGGCTGCACACAATTGCCTTCACGGTCACTTCAGATTGGGTAGCGGACCGGTGTCGGGACCCGTTACCCTGACGCGCATGACCGCTGAA
The Deinococcus sedimenti DNA segment above includes these coding regions:
- the lepB gene encoding signal peptidase I, producing the protein MTSADSSRDSWRAWLSSALGVYLLTTFGFTLARVDGDSMNPTLNSGDVLVLLKYPRWLRAWGLGGPYPRRGDLLIFKAPADSPYAYETVLGVQHRQYNVKRVLGLPGDTVTIRDGRVIVNGQRVAESYASEGFVEDQPPLRVPPGKVWVMGDNRRIGESLDSRTYGPVDLRDAAGPADLRLWPQPGLIRR